In Mycobacterium sp. ITM-2016-00317, the genomic window GTCGGCGTCGCCCAGATAGGCGCGCCAGCCGAAGCGGTTGCTGGACTGGTTCCACAGCCGGTGCCCGGGATTGTCCAGATCCTTACGCTCCGTGGTGCGGTCGTCGAGCATCGGATACACCAGAACCTGTGCGGCCACGGCGATCTCGCCGCGGTCGCGGGCCAGCAGCGCCAGTGTGGCAGCCAGCCCGGCGCCGGCGCTCGCACCGGCGATCGCGACGCGCGCCGGGTCCACCGACGGCAGACCGGCAAGCCAGCTCAGCGCCGCGTAGCAGTCCTCGACCGGCACCGGATACGGATGCTCGGGCGCCAGCCGGTAATTCACCGACGCCACCGTCGCGCCGAGTTCCTGCGCGAACCGGCGGCACAGCACGTCGTCCTGCGCCGCGTCGCCGATGACGTAGCCGCCGCCGTGGATCCACAGCAGCGCCGGACCCGGGCCCGGCGCCACCCCACGCGGGCGGAACAACCGCACCCCCACACCGGAGGCGAGGTCGAGCACCTCGATGTCCGCGGGCACGTCCTTGCCTCGCCACATCAGACGGGACGCCGCCCGCATGAACGGCAGCGTGACGGGGGTGATCATCTGTTTGGGCAGGATGCGGGCGCTGCGGCGCAGCTCGGGATGAAAGTCGATGCGGGGCACCCGACCAGTATTGGTCAGCGCAGCAGCGGGTCCCGGGGTAATCCGAGGATTCGCTCGGCGATGGTGTTCCTGGTGATCTCCGAGGTCCCGCCTGCGATCGTCATGGCCCGGTTGCCCAGATAGCTGCGGGTCAGTTGCGGGTTCTGCCCGGTCACCGCGGCCGCACCCGCCAGTTCGACGGCGAGCTCGGTGAGTCGCTGACCGGACTCGGCGACCAGCAGTTTGGTCACGTTGCCCTCCGGCCCGGGCTCGGCACCGCCGATCGCCCGGGTGGCCCGGCGAAGGTTCAGCAGCCGCAGGGTGTGCAGCTCGGCGATCACCTCGCCCGCCTGCCGGACGTATCCCGCCGAGCTCTCCGGCGCGCCGTCGAGCAGCTCGACGAGGTCGTCGGCGGTGGTGCCGGTGGGCCCGCCGGATCCGCCTCCGATGGAGATCCGCTCGTTGCCCAGCGTCGCGCGCGCGACCAGCCAGCCCCTGTTCACGTCCCCGACGACGTCGGCGTCCGGGACGAACACGTCGTCGAAGAACACCTCGTTGAAGTGCGAGTCGCCGGTCAGTCCGCGCAGCGGGTTGACCGTGACACCGTCGGCGGTCATGTCGATCGCCATCATCGTCACCCCGGCGTGTTTGGCGGCGTCCGGATCGGTGCGCACCGTGGCCAGACCCCATTGGCACAGGTGCGCCAGGCTGGTCCACACCTTCTGTCCGGTGACCCGCCAGCCGCCGTCGACCTTGCGCGCCGACGTGCGCACCGCCGCGGCGTCCGAACCGGCGCCCGGCTCGGAGAACAACTGACACCACATCACCTGACCGCGCAGCACCGGTTCCACCCAGCGTTCCCGCTGCTCCTCGGTGCCGGCCTGGGCGATCGTCAGCGCCACCCAACCGGTGATCCCCATGTCGGGGCGCTCGACGTCGGCGAACTCCTCTTCCACCACCAGTTGTTCGAGCACGTCGGCGCCGCGGCCCCACGGCCGCGGCCAGTGCGGCACCAGATATCCGGAGTCGACGAGGCGGTCCCGCCGCCGGTCGGCGGGCAGCGACCGGATCTCCGCCGCCGCCTCCCTGGCCGCGCTGCGGTACCTCTCGGAGTCGGTCGGCAACGCGAACGACGCCCCGCGGGCCAGGCCGCGGCGCTGCGCGTCGACCACGTCGAGCACCGGGTCGGCGCCACCGGCGGCCAGCGCCGCCAGGGTGCGGGCCCGGCGTAGATAGAGGTGCGCGTCGTGCTCCCAGGTGAACCCGATACCACCGTGGAGCTGAATATTGGTCTGCGCGTTGAACACCTGGGCCCGGTTGGCCAGGGTGGCAGCCACCGCGCCGGCGAACCACGCGCCGGCCAGATCCTCGGCGCGGGCGGCGTCCCAGGTCGCGGCGGTCGCGGCCTCGGCGTGCACCAGCATGTCGGCGGCGTGGTGCTTGACGGCCTGGAAGGTGCCGATCGTGCGGCCGAACTGTTCTCGCACCTTGGCGTATTCCACGGCCATGTCCAGCGCCGCCCAGCTGACGCCGACGGCCTCGGCCGCGGTCAGGATGCGCCACACCGTCCTCGCATCGCGCGCGGCCCCGCGCAGCACCCGGTCCTCGGCCACCTGCAGTCCGCCCAGCGACACGCTCCCGATGCGGCGGGTGGTGTCCAGGCTGTCCAGCGGGGTGACCGCGGCGTCTCCGGCCTCGACGAGCACCACGTCGTCGCCGCTGACCAGGACAAACAGCGCAGCATCGGGCGCGCCGAGCACCGCCGGGCTCTGCCCGGCCACCGTCAGGTCGTCACCCGCTCCGACGCTGCCCACCCCACCCCTGCCCACCGTAAGGTCGCCCGACACGCCGAGCGCCGCAATCGTCGTCCCGGCGACCAGACCCGGCAGCAGTGCGGCGCGCACCGGGTCCGGCGCACACCGGTCGATCACCACCGCGGCCGCCGCCGAGGCCAGGAACGGGCCGGGCGCGAGCCGGCAGCCGAGACATTCGACCACGACCGCGAGCTCGGCCAGCCCGAAACCCGACCCGCCGACGTCCTCGGGCAACGCCAGCCCGGTCCAACCGAGTTCGGTTGCCGCCGACCAGATGTCAGCCGGTCCGGGGTCGCCGCCGTCGAGGGTCGCACGGGCCTTTGCCGGCGTCTGCAGCCGCGCGAGCTGGCCGGACACCGCCGCGGCGAGGTCCTGGTGGTCGTCGGTGATGGCGAGCCTGGACGCGGGTGCGGTCTTACTCACGGATGGGCCTCACTGCTGAAGTTGACGGTCGGCAACCGACGTTAGCGCGCGTCACAGGCGTCACGAAGCTGTGACGACAGTCACAATTCGGACACGACGAAAACATGGGTAGACAACTTCGCTGAGAGTGTCGTTTCGATTACCTACTCGGGGGTACGCTCGCGAAATGACGGAACGGCCGGACATCCGGTATCCCGGGCCTACTCTGACCACGCGCTTGAAGTGGTTGCTGAATGCGGGGCCTTCCGACTACATGCTGGCGATGAGCGTGGCCTCGGCGTCGCTGCCCGTGATCGGGAAACATCTTGAGCCCCTTGGCGCTCTGACCGCCGCCGGGATCTGGGGCACCCGGCACGCCCCGGACTTCGTCGGCGCGCTGGCGAAGTCGCTGGTAACGCCCAACGACGCCGAGAAGAAGCAACAGGAACGGGACTGCACCAACGCGGTCACCGAGGCGGCGCTGCGGGGGGTGGTCGGGGCCAAGGATCTGGAGATCGAATGGCCGGTCGCCGAGCGCACGCCGCCGGTCTGGAAGATGCGCGAGCACCGGCGCCACGTGCACCGGTCCTCGGTGCGCTACGGCCCGCGCCCCACCCAACTCCTCGACGTGTGGCGCCGCGACGACCTCCCCGCCCAGCCTGCACCGGTGATGATCTTCGTGCCCGGCGGGGCCTGGGTGCACGGCAGCCGGATGCTGCAGGGCTATGCGCTGATGTCCCATCTGGCCGAGAAGGGCTGGGTGTGCCTGTCCATCGACTACCGGGTGGCCCCGCACAATCCGTGGCCGGCGCACATCGCCGACGTGAAGACCGCGATCGCGTGGGCGCGCGCCAACGTCGACCGATTCGGTGGCGACCGCAACTTCGTGGCGATCGCCGGAACCTCTGCCGGCGGGCATCTCGCGGCGCTGGCCGGCCTCACCGCCAACGACCCGGAGCTGCAAGGGGAACTGCCCGAGGGCTCGGACACGTCCGTCGACGCGGTCATCGGGATCTACGGCCGCTACGACTGGGAGGACAAGTCGACGGTCGAGCGGGTGCGCTTCATGGACTTCCTGGAACGGGTCGTGGTGAAACGCAAGTTCGACAAGCATCCCGACGTGTACCGCAACGCGTCGCCGATGGCCCGCGTGCATCCCGAGGCGCCGCCGTTCCTGGTCGTCCACGGCACCGGGGACAGCGTGATCCCGGTGGCCCAGGCGCAGAGCTTCGTCGAACGGCTGCGCGGCGTATCGCGTTCGGTGGTCGGATACGTCGAGCTGCCCGGCGCCGGGCACGGCTTCGACATGACCGACGGTGCCCGCACCGGAGCCGCCTCGACGGCAATCGGCCTGTTTCTCAACCACATTCACCGAAACCGGAGCCTCATCGGAGCTAAAGAGGTTATATAGTCACCTCCGGTGCGGAAGGTGGCGTGTTGAAGAGGCTTCGTGGCTGGGACGCTGTGCTGCTGTACAGCGAGACGCCGAACGTTCACATGCACACGCTCAAACTGGCGGTGATCGAACTCGACGATCTCGGCGGCGCGACGTTCGGCGTGGAGGAGCTGCGCAAGGTCATCCACGGCCGGCTCTACAAGCTGGACCCGTTCCGCTACGAGCTGGTCGACATCCCGTTCCAGTTCCACCACCCGATGTGGCGGGAGAACGCCGAGGTCGACCTCGACTATCACGTGCGGTCCTGCCGCGTCGACGCCCCCGGCGGCCGCCGGGAACTCGACGAGGCGGTCGGCCGGATCGCCAGCACGCCGTTGGACCGCAGCCGTCCGCTGTGGGAGATGTACCTGATCGAGGGCCTGGCCGGCGGTCGCATCGCGGTGCTCGGCAAGATCCACCACGCGCTGGCCGACGGGGTCGCCTCGGCGAACCTGTTGGCGCGCGGCATGGATCTGCAGGACGCCCCGCAGTCAGAACGAGATTCGTACGCCACCGATCCCGCCCCCACCCGCGGCGAGCTGGTGCGGACCGCGTTCGCCGACCACATGCGCCAGATCGGCAAGCTGCCGAGCGTGATGCGCTACACGGCCCAGGGTGTGCGCCGGGTGCAGCGCAGCCCGCGGAAACTGTCCCCGAAGCTGACGATGCCCTTCACCCCACCGCCGTCGTTCATGAACCACATGGTCGACGCGACGCGGAAGTTCGCCACGGCCACCCTCTCGCTCGC contains:
- a CDS encoding alpha/beta hydrolase, whose amino-acid sequence is MTERPDIRYPGPTLTTRLKWLLNAGPSDYMLAMSVASASLPVIGKHLEPLGALTAAGIWGTRHAPDFVGALAKSLVTPNDAEKKQQERDCTNAVTEAALRGVVGAKDLEIEWPVAERTPPVWKMREHRRHVHRSSVRYGPRPTQLLDVWRRDDLPAQPAPVMIFVPGGAWVHGSRMLQGYALMSHLAEKGWVCLSIDYRVAPHNPWPAHIADVKTAIAWARANVDRFGGDRNFVAIAGTSAGGHLAALAGLTANDPELQGELPEGSDTSVDAVIGIYGRYDWEDKSTVERVRFMDFLERVVVKRKFDKHPDVYRNASPMARVHPEAPPFLVVHGTGDSVIPVAQAQSFVERLRGVSRSVVGYVELPGAGHGFDMTDGARTGAASTAIGLFLNHIHRNRSLIGAKEVI
- a CDS encoding alpha/beta hydrolase → MPRIDFHPELRRSARILPKQMITPVTLPFMRAASRLMWRGKDVPADIEVLDLASGVGVRLFRPRGVAPGPGPALLWIHGGGYVIGDAAQDDVLCRRFAQELGATVASVNYRLAPEHPYPVPVEDCYAALSWLAGLPSVDPARVAIAGASAGAGLAATLALLARDRGEIAVAAQVLVYPMLDDRTTERKDLDNPGHRLWNQSSNRFGWRAYLGDADPGEAVPARREDLAGLPPAWIGVGTLDLFHDEDLAYAERLRAAGVPCEVMVVDGAFHGFDGIAPKASVSQSFFNSQCALLRTAFAPAAA
- a CDS encoding acyl-CoA dehydrogenase, which produces MSKTAPASRLAITDDHQDLAAAVSGQLARLQTPAKARATLDGGDPGPADIWSAATELGWTGLALPEDVGGSGFGLAELAVVVECLGCRLAPGPFLASAAAAVVIDRCAPDPVRAALLPGLVAGTTIAALGVSGDLTVGRGGVGSVGAGDDLTVAGQSPAVLGAPDAALFVLVSGDDVVLVEAGDAAVTPLDSLDTTRRIGSVSLGGLQVAEDRVLRGAARDARTVWRILTAAEAVGVSWAALDMAVEYAKVREQFGRTIGTFQAVKHHAADMLVHAEAATAATWDAARAEDLAGAWFAGAVAATLANRAQVFNAQTNIQLHGGIGFTWEHDAHLYLRRARTLAALAAGGADPVLDVVDAQRRGLARGASFALPTDSERYRSAAREAAAEIRSLPADRRRDRLVDSGYLVPHWPRPWGRGADVLEQLVVEEEFADVERPDMGITGWVALTIAQAGTEEQRERWVEPVLRGQVMWCQLFSEPGAGSDAAAVRTSARKVDGGWRVTGQKVWTSLAHLCQWGLATVRTDPDAAKHAGVTMMAIDMTADGVTVNPLRGLTGDSHFNEVFFDDVFVPDADVVGDVNRGWLVARATLGNERISIGGGSGGPTGTTADDLVELLDGAPESSAGYVRQAGEVIAELHTLRLLNLRRATRAIGGAEPGPEGNVTKLLVAESGQRLTELAVELAGAAAVTGQNPQLTRSYLGNRAMTIAGGTSEITRNTIAERILGLPRDPLLR